Within Verrucomicrobiia bacterium, the genomic segment CACGCCCCTGCACCGCCCCTGGCGAGACCGCCCTCAGCGCATTCGTAGCGGCCAAGCGCACCCAGTAATCCGGGTCACCCAACATAGCGGCGAGAGCGGGCGCCGCAGAGCCCGCCTCTGGCCCAAAGAATTGCAAAGAAGTGACGGCCAAGCTGCGCATCCTTGGATCGCTGCTGCTCAAACAGTTTGTCAGGGCGGGCACGGCAACAGCCGCGTCCAAATGAAGCTCCC encodes:
- a CDS encoding HEAT repeat domain-containing protein, which codes for MGVLSDPKATNRSTVATCIGGMRGIGTNAEQAVPLLVEALSGKDSRLATTAAMALGELHLDAAVAVPALTNCLSSSDPRMRSLAVTSLQFFGPEAGSAAPALAAMLGDPDYWVRLAATNALRAVSPGAVQGRGVGGVH